A window from Sphingobacterium hotanense encodes these proteins:
- a CDS encoding conjugal transfer protein TraI — MKNRKFSQILLVGLLVCVPITQGYSQLAIAQVIKAGIKRVIKAVDLRVQRLQNQTIWLQNAQKELENKLSKLRLQEITQWSERQRQLYSEYYNELTKVKTVIRYYRRITEMAALQKSILQEYQRAWKNFSSDPLFSVADKAHIKQVHQGILQDCMENVDMLTLVIQSFTTQMSDAERLSLIEQVRERMETNYFDMKVFNQQTNILRLNRQKNVLDDQHLRSIYGLN; from the coding sequence ATGAAAAATAGAAAATTCTCACAAATACTGCTGGTCGGCCTACTCGTTTGTGTTCCCATAACGCAGGGATATAGTCAGCTGGCGATCGCTCAGGTCATTAAAGCTGGGATCAAGAGGGTCATCAAAGCAGTCGACCTCCGGGTGCAGCGGCTTCAGAACCAAACAATATGGCTGCAGAACGCTCAGAAAGAATTAGAAAATAAGCTCTCTAAACTTCGACTTCAAGAAATCACACAATGGTCTGAACGTCAGCGCCAGCTTTATAGTGAATATTACAATGAACTAACGAAGGTGAAAACTGTGATCCGGTATTATCGCCGGATTACTGAAATGGCGGCCCTGCAGAAATCGATTCTTCAAGAATATCAACGAGCCTGGAAGAATTTCTCCTCAGATCCGCTATTTAGTGTGGCCGACAAGGCCCACATTAAACAAGTTCATCAAGGCATTTTGCAAGACTGTATGGAGAATGTGGACATGCTTACCCTTGTGATCCAATCTTTCACTACTCAAATGAGCGATGCTGAGCGTCTGTCGCTGATCGAGCAGGTGCGTGAGCGCATGGAAACGAACTACTTTGACATGAAAGTTTTCAACCAACAGACTAATATCCTGCGTCTGAATCGGCAAAAAAATGTACTGGACGACCAACATCTCCGATCTATTTATGGACTAAACTAA
- a CDS encoding TerB family tellurite resistance protein, which translates to MKTKARWILALLIFHLPAYVSGQKHEVTQLLLNVEKLAQFKDVLRQMKQGYEILSKGYGSVKDITQGNFSLHKAFLDGLLKVNPTVKKYYGISELISLQLQLLDQTKRSYLSFIRSDCFNSNELQYIARVHRRAIKESVETLEELTAILADGNFRMSDSERIEAIDALLEKQRERKLSINAFDSRNKLLVLQRMKEYNDVLWGERMNR; encoded by the coding sequence ATGAAAACTAAAGCGAGGTGGATCCTAGCATTGCTGATCTTTCACTTACCTGCGTACGTTTCGGGTCAAAAACACGAAGTCACACAATTACTGTTGAACGTAGAAAAGCTGGCGCAATTCAAGGATGTCCTACGTCAGATGAAACAGGGATATGAGATTCTTTCGAAAGGTTATGGAAGCGTTAAGGATATCACACAGGGTAATTTCTCCTTGCACAAAGCTTTCCTTGACGGATTGCTAAAAGTTAATCCGACGGTTAAAAAATATTATGGAATCTCCGAACTAATCAGTCTACAGCTTCAACTCCTGGATCAAACCAAGCGCTCTTATCTATCCTTCATTCGCTCCGATTGTTTTAATTCCAATGAACTCCAATATATAGCGCGTGTACATCGTAGGGCTATTAAAGAAAGTGTGGAAACCTTGGAAGAGCTCACTGCAATCCTTGCAGATGGTAATTTTCGAATGAGCGACTCAGAAAGGATAGAAGCGATAGACGCACTGCTGGAAAAACAAAGAGAACGCAAACTATCGATAAACGCCTTTGATTCCCGTAACAAGCTATTGGTCCTTCAGCGGATGAAGGAATACAATGACGTGCTCTGGGGTGAGAGGATGAATCGCTGA
- the traJ gene encoding conjugative transposon protein TraJ: MRRSLVPSLLLFALPQGGRAQDLAGEIASLQQVLDQLYQEMIPLCSGLVGAGQGIAGFAALWYIGARVWRHIVRAESIDFYPLLRPFALGFCIAFFPSVVGLINGVLQPIVQATGQMVGRSDKAISELLQAKKEQIKETDTWQMYVGHDGAGDRDRWYKYTYDDSPSGEGMLEGVGNDIKFAMAKASYAFRNSVKEWMSEILAVLFQSAALCINTLRTFQLIVLAILGPLVFGLCVFDGFTHLLRGWLARYIQVFLWLPVANIFGSIIGRIQENMLKIDLAQIQDAGDTFFSRTDVAYLIFLLIGIVGYFTVPAVAGYIVSAGMGDAYSRQVSTAFTTTANAGAAAVGGAAGVALAGAQHAVSHIADAVGTPSSSDKPQERPQRSEDYMREKMKGSP, encoded by the coding sequence ATGAGAAGATCTTTAGTACCCTCGCTTTTACTCTTTGCTCTACCCCAAGGGGGCAGGGCCCAAGATCTCGCCGGCGAGATAGCGAGTTTGCAGCAGGTGCTCGACCAACTATATCAAGAAATGATCCCGCTCTGCAGCGGACTGGTCGGGGCCGGGCAAGGTATAGCCGGGTTTGCGGCGCTGTGGTATATCGGTGCTCGAGTTTGGCGACATATCGTGCGGGCCGAATCGATCGACTTCTATCCCTTGCTTCGGCCGTTCGCTCTTGGCTTTTGCATCGCTTTCTTTCCTAGTGTCGTTGGGCTTATTAATGGGGTCCTGCAGCCGATCGTGCAGGCCACGGGCCAAATGGTGGGCAGATCAGATAAAGCGATAAGTGAACTTTTACAAGCAAAAAAGGAGCAGATAAAAGAAACCGACACCTGGCAAATGTACGTCGGCCACGACGGTGCTGGTGATAGGGATCGCTGGTATAAGTATACCTACGATGATTCCCCCTCGGGAGAAGGCATGTTGGAGGGGGTTGGCAATGATATTAAGTTCGCGATGGCCAAAGCGTCATACGCTTTTCGCAACAGTGTTAAAGAATGGATGAGCGAGATCCTAGCGGTGCTCTTTCAGTCTGCCGCACTATGTATCAATACGCTACGCACATTTCAGCTGATTGTGCTAGCTATTTTGGGGCCGCTGGTATTTGGGCTGTGTGTTTTTGATGGATTTACACATCTGCTTCGCGGTTGGCTGGCCCGATATATACAAGTTTTTTTATGGCTGCCCGTAGCGAACATCTTTGGTAGCATTATCGGCCGTATACAGGAGAATATGCTGAAGATTGATCTCGCCCAGATCCAAGATGCGGGCGATACCTTTTTCAGTCGTACCGATGTGGCCTATCTTATCTTCTTGCTCATCGGAATCGTGGGGTATTTTACAGTTCCCGCCGTTGCTGGTTACATTGTCAGTGCTGGTATGGGCGACGCCTATAGTCGGCAAGTTTCAACGGCTTTCACTACTACGGCAAATGCTGGAGCTGCAGCTGTTGGCGGCGCCGCTGGTGTGGCTCTGGCAGGAGCGCAGCATGCCGTCAGCCACATTGCAGATGCTGTCGGAACTCCATCAAGTTCCGATAAGCCCCAGGAACGCCCCCAACGTTCAGAAGATTATATGCGCGAAAAAATGAAAGGATCACCCTAA
- the traK gene encoding conjugative transposon protein TraK encodes MFKKIKNIDTAFRQLRQTVVLVIISSTLVLVIALGFAYRLVSRTQDRIYVLADGKAFQVFASSTRDNIPVEAREHIRSFHRYFFTLDPDEKAIKYNLQNALYLADVSAKRAYDDLQENGFYASLISGNVNQTIRVDSVQVDVEEYPYRFRCFSNQQIIRPRSITHRELVTEGYLRRVSRSDNNPHGFLIERWRTVRNRDLSTQNRY; translated from the coding sequence ATGTTCAAAAAAATAAAAAATATCGATACGGCTTTTCGTCAGCTGCGACAGACGGTGGTGCTGGTAATTATTTCCAGCACTCTTGTACTAGTAATCGCTTTGGGATTCGCCTACCGACTGGTAAGTCGAACGCAGGACCGTATCTATGTACTGGCCGATGGGAAGGCCTTTCAGGTTTTTGCATCCAGTACCAGAGACAATATTCCCGTAGAAGCGCGTGAGCACATACGCAGCTTCCACCGTTATTTCTTCACCTTAGATCCGGACGAGAAAGCCATCAAATATAATCTCCAGAACGCATTGTACTTGGCCGACGTTAGTGCTAAGCGCGCTTATGATGACCTACAGGAAAATGGCTTCTATGCAAGCCTGATTTCAGGCAACGTCAATCAAACCATTCGGGTGGACAGCGTACAGGTCGATGTGGAAGAGTATCCCTACCGTTTCCGATGCTTTTCAAATCAACAGATTATTCGCCCACGCAGTATAACCCATCGAGAGTTGGTTACCGAAGGCTATTTAAGAAGAGTGTCCCGTAGCGACAACAATCCCCACGGTTTTCTTATTGAGCGTTGGCGGACCGTTCGTAATAGAGATTTATCCACTCAAAACAGATACTGA
- the traM gene encoding conjugative transposon protein TraM: MTFRIRLPLKVTQAKKRLLLTLPFLCSPFLVVIFWAMKSGTSAQQANTASHGGLMQLPSTDLNRDREMSKLDHYRKSEKDSAEHYNRWKPLMDNWTEQIDGLYPVSEHSIEANDEGPDYEKQLYLKLAELDRSLHEVSDFDASSDRSSTADQRIEVPLEEDGRKSLARPARATPFYHSNSTLETEPDPEIQQLNTMLDKIIQIQGPKDGPNASSSEIELTQQRHLEREASSRGTLIQEHMQDSSLTSGFYSSVFSADMPAYNAVAAVIHENQVVGNGSVLKMRLLEDYHAGSVKVPKGTFVYGAVQLNGERMKIRVGHINVNGRIVNTKLEVHDIDGIQGIYVPEMLDREVIIRSADQSIQSIGLGQNISSALISEATSAGIQAAKSLFSKRARRIRIELKSDYRLLLKDLSIVK, translated from the coding sequence ATGACTTTTAGAATTAGATTACCGCTGAAAGTTACACAGGCTAAAAAACGGCTTTTGCTTACCCTGCCATTCCTGTGTTCCCCTTTTCTGGTTGTCATCTTTTGGGCGATGAAATCAGGGACATCCGCCCAACAGGCCAATACAGCATCGCATGGAGGGTTAATGCAGCTTCCGTCGACGGATCTCAACAGGGACCGTGAAATGTCCAAATTGGACCACTACCGTAAATCGGAAAAGGACAGCGCCGAGCATTACAACCGATGGAAACCACTTATGGACAACTGGACCGAACAAATCGATGGTTTATATCCAGTAAGTGAACACTCTATTGAGGCAAATGATGAGGGGCCTGATTATGAAAAACAGCTCTATTTAAAATTGGCGGAGTTGGATCGCAGTCTCCACGAAGTTTCGGATTTTGATGCCTCCTCTGATCGTTCCTCCACTGCTGATCAGCGGATCGAGGTACCCTTGGAAGAAGATGGTCGCAAATCGCTGGCAAGACCAGCAAGAGCTACTCCGTTTTATCACTCAAACTCGACGCTGGAAACTGAGCCAGATCCTGAAATACAGCAGCTGAACACGATGTTAGATAAAATTATCCAAATTCAAGGGCCGAAGGACGGCCCAAACGCATCCTCCTCAGAAATTGAGCTTACGCAACAGCGCCACTTAGAGCGAGAAGCCTCCAGTAGAGGAACACTAATACAGGAGCATATGCAAGATTCTTCATTGACCAGCGGGTTTTATTCCAGTGTATTTTCTGCTGATATGCCTGCTTACAACGCAGTAGCTGCCGTCATCCACGAGAATCAAGTTGTTGGAAATGGATCGGTGCTGAAGATGAGGCTCCTAGAAGACTACCATGCCGGAAGTGTAAAGGTTCCCAAAGGCACGTTTGTATATGGAGCTGTTCAGTTAAATGGTGAACGGATGAAGATCCGCGTCGGGCACATCAATGTGAATGGTCGCATTGTAAATACTAAGTTAGAGGTTCATGACATTGATGGTATTCAAGGGATATATGTGCCAGAGATGCTGGACCGGGAGGTGATCATCAGATCAGCAGATCAATCCATTCAATCAATAGGACTTGGACAAAATATCTCTTCTGCACTAATTTCTGAGGCTACCAGCGCCGGAATCCAGGCTGCAAAGTCCCTGTTTTCCAAGAGAGCTAGGCGTATTAGAATAGAACTTAAGTCGGATTATCGCTTGCTTTTAAAAGACCTATCCATTGTTAAATAA
- the traN gene encoding conjugative transposon protein TraN codes for MPLLMAELCSAQSTIKTYARVHRDTLKINEKQTTNILFAHPITVFDRGSADILAQRSPMAADLLQIKASGSGFENTNLSVLCADGSLHVFNVSYEQNPTKLIWEVGLVQPDAVNDSATQARQRYHARALKVSQLLVPSMSVGRERQQIGLRINGIYISEDQMYFHVKLTNKSYIPFDISRLALYSSDGKRARRGAYQEIEIPPLYVLGDVRRLERRSAHSVVLVTPKLSLGKGKELRLQLWEDQGGRHQQLVIKNKHLIKAVPLN; via the coding sequence ATGCCACTGCTCATGGCAGAGCTATGTTCGGCGCAGTCTACGATAAAAACTTATGCACGTGTGCACCGAGATACACTAAAGATTAATGAAAAGCAAACTACGAATATTCTGTTTGCCCATCCAATTACGGTATTTGACCGAGGAAGCGCGGACATTCTGGCTCAGCGGTCACCCATGGCGGCTGACCTACTCCAAATAAAAGCATCGGGATCCGGCTTTGAGAACACTAACCTTTCCGTGCTGTGCGCGGATGGTAGTCTGCATGTTTTCAATGTTTCCTACGAGCAAAACCCCACAAAACTCATCTGGGAGGTTGGTCTTGTACAACCAGACGCCGTCAATGATAGCGCTACTCAGGCTCGCCAGCGGTATCACGCTCGTGCCCTAAAGGTATCGCAATTGCTAGTGCCTAGTATGTCGGTCGGCCGGGAAAGGCAACAGATTGGCCTGCGCATTAATGGGATTTATATCAGCGAGGACCAGATGTACTTTCATGTTAAGCTTACCAATAAGAGCTACATTCCCTTTGATATCAGTCGGCTAGCGCTCTATAGCAGCGATGGAAAACGTGCGAGACGTGGGGCCTACCAAGAAATAGAGATACCTCCGCTGTATGTCTTGGGTGATGTCAGACGATTGGAAAGACGTTCTGCACATTCAGTAGTGCTAGTGACACCTAAATTGTCGCTAGGCAAAGGGAAAGAATTACGACTGCAGCTTTGGGAAGATCAAGGAGGGCGCCACCAACAACTGGTGATAAAGAATAAGCACTTAATCAAAGCGGTTCCATTAAACTAA
- a CDS encoding ferritin-like domain-containing protein, whose amino-acid sequence MATTTKKETKKNEQPASQKKATVKAKADAAKDLQELFEDGLKDILWAEEELVKALPKMEKNASSKKLKDAINGHLEETKQHVERLQEVFKSIGVKAEAEKCDAMQGLIEEGESIMEETAPGAVRDAGIIAASQKIEHYEIASYGTLAAFAKVLKHEEALKLLLTTLKEEKACDESLTSLADTNLNSKADKK is encoded by the coding sequence ATGGCAACAACAACTAAAAAAGAAACGAAGAAAAATGAACAGCCGGCTTCTCAGAAGAAGGCAACGGTAAAAGCGAAAGCGGATGCTGCAAAAGATCTTCAAGAATTATTCGAAGATGGGCTGAAAGATATTTTATGGGCGGAAGAGGAATTAGTTAAAGCATTGCCTAAAATGGAGAAAAATGCTTCATCCAAAAAGCTGAAAGACGCGATCAATGGACATCTGGAAGAGACCAAACAACACGTCGAACGATTGCAAGAGGTTTTTAAATCGATCGGGGTGAAAGCTGAAGCTGAAAAATGTGACGCCATGCAGGGACTCATCGAGGAAGGAGAGAGTATCATGGAAGAAACAGCGCCCGGCGCAGTTCGTGATGCGGGAATAATTGCAGCTTCTCAAAAAATTGAGCACTATGAAATAGCTTCTTATGGGACACTGGCGGCCTTCGCAAAGGTCTTGAAACACGAAGAAGCGCTCAAATTATTATTGACCACGCTTAAGGAAGAGAAAGCGTGCGACGAGAGCTTAACATCGCTCGCCGACACTAATTTGAATAGCAAGGCTGATAAAAAATAG
- a CDS encoding OmpA family protein — protein sequence MRKKVLILAISALIVSCNQANKQQENDKSIVVETSVEADEVKTEEANSSAEFNIEDIAFSTADIGDFPFINLPKGLEARKGAIQKNFDVCFFPINGVMTPFEGKLYKANVTAVRGEEYSQRYFEKSMEDYLLAVGAVKVFDGEITKEEYERYNKQDPNKGGSGDMGYWNQNMKFYVIRSEEKGNIYIQFTSNNAGGTLNVLQEEAFQQTITKVTADDIAKDLTEKGKSILYINFDVDKSNISTEGKEVVTQIAEALQNDKSLKIAIEGHTDNTGDGAHNKKLSNDRANAVMNALITNGINKARLTAKGFGAEKPLVANDSEENKAKNRRVELVKIN from the coding sequence ATGAGAAAAAAAGTCCTTATTCTTGCAATATCTGCATTGATTGTATCTTGTAATCAAGCAAACAAACAACAAGAAAATGACAAGTCCATTGTGGTAGAAACTTCTGTTGAAGCAGACGAAGTTAAAACAGAAGAAGCTAATTCTTCGGCTGAATTCAACATAGAAGATATCGCTTTCTCTACTGCCGATATTGGCGATTTTCCTTTTATTAATTTACCTAAAGGATTAGAAGCTCGAAAAGGTGCCATACAAAAAAACTTTGACGTTTGTTTCTTCCCTATAAATGGTGTAATGACACCTTTTGAAGGTAAATTGTATAAAGCAAATGTTACTGCAGTTCGAGGCGAAGAATATTCGCAACGCTACTTTGAGAAAAGCATGGAGGATTATTTGCTTGCCGTCGGAGCGGTTAAGGTTTTTGATGGAGAAATCACCAAAGAAGAATACGAACGTTATAACAAACAAGACCCTAATAAAGGTGGTTCGGGAGATATGGGGTATTGGAATCAAAATATGAAGTTTTATGTTATTCGTTCCGAAGAAAAAGGAAACATTTATATTCAATTCACTTCCAATAATGCAGGAGGAACATTAAATGTATTACAAGAAGAAGCTTTTCAACAAACCATTACCAAAGTAACGGCTGACGATATTGCGAAAGACTTGACCGAAAAAGGTAAGTCGATTTTATATATCAATTTTGATGTAGATAAATCAAATATCTCTACCGAAGGAAAAGAAGTGGTAACGCAAATTGCAGAAGCATTGCAAAACGATAAAAGTCTGAAAATTGCTATTGAAGGGCATACCGACAATACAGGCGATGGTGCACACAATAAAAAATTATCAAATGATCGTGCAAATGCTGTAATGAACGCTTTGATAACAAATGGAATTAATAAAGCTCGATTAACCGCAAAAGGTTTCGGTGCTGAAAAACCTTTGGTAGCAAACGATTCCGAAGAAAATAAAGCAAAAAACCGTAGGGTAGAATTAGTAAAAATAAATTAA
- a CDS encoding tetratricopeptide repeat-containing sensor histidine kinase, whose translation MIQAQQLVPLDEVAYVKQINRTIENTKSDSVRLYNTLLLSEYWAPTDSLKSKQALDKVLSSSQKNSLAKGILQYYQGVFYANQSSKSQAKTYYEQAIKALENDSINIAFLIKSWYNYAYIQVEDKGYDYMVKTLTEYCIPLSEKSNNIELLAYSYTQLGLTFMSVGQFDKAEEYHKKALEQLEKIKIKNSVHVVTYLNLVSNYCYKPDSKTAKIYLDQAKELMKPFPESQHYPNYYYQEAMYYTTIQDFDNALASLSKGAKLAKESNQTKLLHMLYFRMYNVYLMQKDYRKAKAQLEHILAEKVLAKEAVNRRITYTQLAAVNDILGEHKEAYQWMKQASLLGDSLQQNKLLEKINELEILHQTADKQQKINDLEKEKKANELLSKNKNLRITILGIALILSLVIAFLIFINYKKQQKLNKQISLSHEQDLLHIENQRKYEATQAILQGEEQERQRIAQDLHDSMGGMLANIRMTISANDSFNKEKVIEKLDKSIVEMRRISRNLMPETLKNLGLEIALKELCEAMTQKQFAIQFEAFNLSENIPFKTQMALYRIAQESISNITKYAQATNVIVQISQNKNILNLTIEDDGIGFDKSEIVYGLGIKNIQNRAQLINGTVEITSNKGEGTTINVECYV comes from the coding sequence ATGATACAAGCCCAACAACTTGTCCCTTTAGACGAAGTAGCTTATGTAAAACAAATTAATCGTACCATTGAAAATACGAAAAGTGATAGTGTTCGCTTGTATAATACGCTATTACTGTCTGAATATTGGGCACCAACAGATAGTTTAAAAAGTAAACAAGCACTTGATAAAGTACTATCATCTTCTCAAAAAAACTCATTAGCTAAAGGAATTTTACAATACTATCAAGGTGTTTTCTATGCTAACCAAAGTAGTAAATCACAAGCAAAAACATATTACGAACAAGCTATAAAAGCTCTTGAAAACGACTCGATCAACATCGCTTTTTTAATTAAATCATGGTATAATTATGCTTATATACAAGTAGAAGACAAAGGATATGATTATATGGTTAAAACGCTGACAGAATATTGTATTCCGTTGAGTGAAAAAAGTAATAACATAGAACTGTTAGCCTATAGTTATACACAGCTAGGATTAACATTTATGTCGGTTGGGCAATTTGACAAGGCTGAAGAATATCACAAAAAAGCCTTAGAACAACTTGAAAAAATAAAAATCAAGAATAGTGTGCATGTGGTTACTTACTTAAATTTGGTAAGTAATTATTGCTACAAACCCGATAGTAAAACGGCTAAAATATATTTGGATCAGGCAAAAGAACTTATGAAGCCTTTTCCTGAATCACAGCATTATCCTAATTATTATTATCAGGAAGCTATGTATTATACTACTATTCAGGACTTTGATAACGCATTAGCCAGTCTAAGTAAAGGAGCCAAATTAGCTAAAGAGAGCAATCAAACGAAATTATTGCACATGTTGTATTTTAGAATGTACAATGTGTATTTGATGCAAAAAGATTATCGCAAAGCGAAAGCACAATTAGAGCATATTTTAGCTGAAAAAGTATTAGCTAAAGAAGCTGTAAATCGCAGAATAACTTATACGCAATTGGCTGCGGTTAACGATATTTTGGGAGAGCATAAAGAGGCTTATCAATGGATGAAGCAAGCGAGTTTGTTAGGTGACAGCTTACAACAAAACAAATTGTTAGAAAAAATTAACGAACTGGAAATTTTGCATCAAACAGCTGATAAACAACAAAAAATAAACGATTTAGAAAAAGAGAAAAAAGCAAATGAGTTGTTGAGTAAAAACAAAAATTTGCGAATTACTATTTTGGGCATTGCTCTTATATTAAGCTTGGTTATTGCTTTTTTAATTTTTATCAATTACAAGAAACAACAGAAGTTAAACAAACAAATCAGTCTGAGTCATGAGCAGGATTTACTTCATATAGAAAATCAACGTAAATACGAAGCAACACAAGCCATATTACAAGGTGAAGAGCAGGAGAGACAACGAATTGCACAGGATTTACACGATAGTATGGGCGGTATGTTAGCAAATATACGAATGACGATTTCGGCTAATGATTCGTTTAATAAAGAAAAGGTAATTGAAAAATTAGATAAATCTATTGTTGAAATGCGTCGTATTTCCAGGAATCTGATGCCCGAAACACTGAAAAACCTTGGTTTGGAAATCGCTCTAAAAGAATTGTGCGAAGCGATGACACAAAAACAGTTTGCCATTCAGTTTGAAGCCTTTAATTTATCAGAAAACATTCCCTTTAAAACACAAATGGCGTTGTATCGTATCGCACAGGAAAGCATTAGCAACATTACAAAATATGCTCAGGCAACCAATGTTATTGTGCAAATCAGCCAAAATAAGAATATACTGAATTTAACCATTGAAGATGACGGAATAGGGTTTGATAAATCTGAAATCGTATATGGATTAGGCATAAAGAATATACAAAATAGAGCTCAATTGATTAACGGAACGGTTGAAATTACTTCGAATAAAGGAGAAGGAACTACCATAAATGTGGAATGCTATGTATGA
- a CDS encoding response regulator, which translates to MYDKNKIKLAIVDDHPMILEGLKSLLEKDTKFHVFSFTKGAAVIDFIQENKIDVVLLDIVLSDGNGLDFCKIIKQKAPKSIVIALSNQAERSIIFRFLENGGNGYILKNADSREIIDGIEKALNGDLALSREVQEIMLRTSVTDFELPRLTKREKQILQAIAKGNTSAEIAEQLFISVITVETHRRNILQKFKAKNMVELIKIASQNQLI; encoded by the coding sequence ATGTATGATAAAAATAAGATAAAACTTGCCATAGTTGATGACCATCCAATGATTTTAGAAGGATTGAAATCACTATTAGAAAAAGATACTAAATTTCACGTTTTTTCCTTTACCAAAGGAGCTGCTGTCATAGATTTTATTCAGGAAAACAAAATAGATGTCGTTTTGCTGGATATTGTTTTGAGCGATGGAAACGGATTGGATTTTTGCAAAATAATCAAACAAAAAGCGCCAAAATCTATCGTCATTGCATTAAGCAATCAAGCTGAACGTAGTATTATTTTTCGTTTTTTAGAAAATGGCGGAAACGGATATATTTTAAAAAATGCAGATTCACGGGAAATAATTGACGGTATCGAAAAAGCGCTGAACGGCGATCTGGCATTGAGCAGAGAAGTGCAGGAGATTATGCTACGGACTTCAGTTACAGATTTTGAGCTTCCCAGATTAACCAAAAGAGAAAAGCAAATTCTTCAGGCAATTGCCAAAGGTAATACTTCTGCTGAAATAGCCGAACAATTATTTATTTCTGTGATAACCGTAGAAACTCATCGCAGGAATATATTGCAGAAGTTTAAAGCTAAAAATATGGTTGAGCTGATAAAGATTGCATCACAGAATCAGCTGATTTAA
- a CDS encoding MSCRAMM family protein, with amino-acid sequence MAQKVITDKERKEKEQSEQRKNTPFMQVDKNSDPISNFIANFKRQFKDTKGLGLGRLFGGKPAEPPKQPAEPESVIGATKTVMRSDYKNAENNQTVQRNEKPFYNVSIRPHYNLSFLGRRLQGRTSISLDYMNSYSSWMGFAEGEVRYTIRPSWELSGTFRYTQIQQRLWGHEMYNTQFRVGVRKNLQKINQPAHHSVEILLYSDLDNDGQFSAHESPKPNVVVKLGDNIAITDEQGRVKFNNMPKGTYKMEIVSASKWKASGFQTILLTKNTDLKVPLIMLQKVSGKLIENNHKYKTQRTDIHGIKVYAKNHLGQIYETYTDQNGHYLFNLPPDDYSIFVENRSFNFTKNQQMITVFADKDVNDIDFAFDANNIDIEVQKF; translated from the coding sequence ATGGCACAAAAAGTAATTACCGACAAAGAGCGGAAAGAGAAAGAACAATCCGAGCAAAGAAAGAACACACCTTTTATGCAGGTCGATAAGAACAGCGACCCAATTTCCAATTTCATTGCCAACTTTAAACGTCAATTCAAAGACACAAAGGGTTTAGGTCTTGGCAGGCTGTTCGGGGGCAAACCTGCTGAACCACCAAAGCAACCGGCCGAACCCGAAAGCGTAATAGGTGCGACAAAAACTGTTATGCGTTCGGATTATAAAAATGCTGAAAACAATCAGACCGTACAGCGAAACGAAAAGCCGTTTTATAATGTTTCGATAAGACCGCATTATAACCTTTCGTTCTTGGGACGACGGCTGCAGGGGCGGACCTCCATTAGCCTGGATTACATGAATTCCTATTCATCATGGATGGGCTTCGCCGAAGGCGAGGTACGCTACACGATTCGCCCTTCTTGGGAACTGTCGGGTACCTTCCGATATACACAGATTCAGCAGCGCTTGTGGGGACATGAGATGTACAACACACAGTTCCGAGTCGGTGTGCGAAAAAATTTGCAAAAAATCAATCAGCCCGCACACCATTCCGTTGAAATCCTACTCTATTCTGACCTGGATAATGACGGCCAATTTTCAGCACATGAGTCGCCGAAGCCGAACGTCGTTGTCAAGTTGGGAGATAATATAGCTATTACTGACGAACAGGGAAGAGTGAAGTTTAACAATATGCCAAAAGGAACCTACAAAATGGAGATTGTTTCAGCTTCTAAATGGAAGGCATCGGGTTTCCAAACAATCTTATTGACAAAGAACACGGATTTAAAGGTTCCTCTAATAATGCTACAGAAAGTAAGCGGAAAACTCATCGAGAATAACCATAAGTACAAAACGCAGCGCACAGACATACATGGAATAAAAGTATACGCTAAAAATCACCTCGGGCAAATCTACGAGACTTATACAGATCAAAACGGACATTATCTGTTCAATCTTCCACCCGATGATTACTCGATCTTTGTAGAAAACAGAAGCTTTAATTTTACTAAGAATCAACAAATGATTACTGTTTTTGCTGACAAAGATGTGAATGATATCGATTTTGCCTTTGATGCGAATAATATTGATATCGAAGTTCAGAAGTTCTAG